ACCCGACTAACTTTTTATTTATGCAATGCGAAAGCCTTGCCCTACGAGGGGCATCAATCAAAACCTTGTCCGACACTGAAATTATTGGATGCCCTTACCAATTTTGCTCATAGGTTTTATTGTCACTAAATAAAACATTTTATAAAAATGTGGAGAGGACTCAGAAATCGAGGATTGACATTTTAATATTTTGGATTATAATTTGAGAGATGGGAATTTCGCTACCGGATCAAAAGTTAGGGAAAAAATTTTATGGAAAGGAGGTTTTATGAGAAATCGATTCTATTACAGTATTGTGGTTATCGCCCTTATGAGTTTGCTCATTCCTATTCCAGTACTGGGTATCAGTTCTAATATCACTGCCCAACCCAGTCCGTTTTCTGGAGAGAGTAGCAGGGAAAACGAAACTGTCATTTTTTCACCGCGTCAGGAATTCGTTGATAGTTTTGAAAGAGACACGCTGGGACCTTGGACTACTTATGGTTATCCCGGAAGCGTGGTGATGCAAACATTTGGAATGCGGGATACTACGAATGTATACGGTCCTCAATCACCCGCCCATTCCGGTTACCGCTACCCCGGTCATCCTGCGAATGATGTCGCTCTCTACCCTTCCCCTGGGCAGAATCCTGGCAATGCCACCTGTCTTGAATCACCGACAATCGACTTGACCGGTTGGGACTCATTATTTATCTCCTTCTCTTATTGGGGTGATTTCGAAGGCAATGCTACAAATTTTGATGGATTTATCGTCCAGATTTCTCCGGATAATGGGGCAACCTGGAAGCAGATTGATTCGGCTCATTTAGGTCATCTGATCCCATCTTATGATTCACGTCTCGCCAACACCGGATTATTAGGAACCCGCTGGGCATATTGCTATGATACAAGACCGAACTGGGTGGATGTGGCATCCCAAAATCTCATTGCCCTGGGTTATGTCGCTCCGGGCAATCAGATCAAAATTCGATTTGTATTTGCGTATGATGCCCTTGATGGTGGTCAAGGTTGTTTCATCGATGATATAAGAATCGCCGCTACTCCGCCTGCTGATCTCCAGCCGCCCATCATTGAACATGCACCCCTTGAGGACTCTCCTGATACCTCATACGGTTATACAGTAGTCGCTACAATTACCGACCCCGGAAGCGGTGTAAATGCAGACTCGGTTAGTGTCTATTACCGGGTAGAAGATGGACCCTGGATTCGATTGCCGATGCAATTGGTGGGAACCGATATCTACGAAGCACTCATTCCACCACAGCAT
Above is a window of candidate division WOR-3 bacterium DNA encoding:
- a CDS encoding T9SS type A sorting domain-containing protein, producing the protein MRNRFYYSIVVIALMSLLIPIPVLGISSNITAQPSPFSGESSRENETVIFSPRQEFVDSFERDTLGPWTTYGYPGSVVMQTFGMRDTTNVYGPQSPAHSGYRYPGHPANDVALYPSPGQNPGNATCLESPTIDLTGWDSLFISFSYWGDFEGNATNFDGFIVQISPDNGATWKQIDSAHLGHLIPSYDSRLANTGLLGTRWAYCYDTRPNWVDVASQNLIALGYVAPGNQIKIRFVFAYDALDGGQGCFIDDIRIAATPPADLQPPIIEHAPLEDSPDTSYGYTVVATITDPGSGVNADSVSVYYRVEDGPWIRLPMQLVGTDIYEALIPPQHYHTDIYYYIRAVDNAGNSANTLTYNFEVTNAILIYYDDGQPYWIPGGLGVGSGMFVRFDFAPVGIDSGRLHEVRFFFSRAGNFDLNVYTIGSGGAPGQLVYTKPNLQSPGYDWYAEEITNANLRMTNGAVVGFIIGPPIGTDTVSCLMDPSLNYQQNMWLYVNGQWGNPTSGGDFMIRLKVIPLPEAGIAEKTVHKISPSGLRLVPNLMSTHGGNIQYQVQKSGFVRLKVFDAAGRLIKNIVNDYQEAGIYSVNWNACDESMRKVSPGIYFVVLEVEKEQITRKAVVVR